The proteins below come from a single Cryptococcus gattii WM276 chromosome D, complete sequence genomic window:
- a CDS encoding Hypothetical protein (Similar to TIGR gene model, INSD accession AAW42943.1; CND01820) produces MLRQTSIRLASTAAPTRAVLRSKAHFRPPQSQYNGLRAVRRTYATDVPPPSQPSGGSGGSNGPMFLVLAAIVGLGAGGYYYLKPVRDVAAITHQSIDSIKDNASSLGDLAGYAKSMLPPGAFALYSHLSKQEGGINGFLSSLKDKDLKEVLEELKKAGGDDVKRIVEKVQKKVDEAKGNVEKVDWKGLAQDLKGELPEGSQRVVDMLIGRIPDKADIENLVKKAKSIGDEQLKQFEEAANKVWQKVEQAKKDKKSQADALLSGLKEAAPADVDSLIKQLKDVAKKAGLPADTTEAWLKSKVEDGKLDADAFAKQVEGKLKTAAKFIPGEPKDLVQQVEQVSPSLAKLVSQALQQAGVSDEKGNKKV; encoded by the exons ATGCTCCGACAGACTTCTATCCGATTAGCTTCCACAGCTGCCCCTACTCGTGCCGTCCTT CGGTCCAAGGCTCACTTCAGACCCCCTCAGTCCCAATACAACGGCCTCCGAGCTGTCCGACGTACTTATGCCACTGATGTTCCTCCCCCTTCACAACCTTCAGGGGGCAGTGGTGGTAGCAACGGCCCCATGTTCTTGGTTCTCGCAGCCATAGTTGGTCTGGGTGCAGGAGGCTATTACTACTTGAAGCCTGTTCGAGACGTCGCTGCTATTACTCACCAGTCGATCGACTCCATAAAAGACAATGCCTCCAGTCTG GGCGATCTTGCAGGCTATGCCAAATCTATGCTTCCCCCTGGTGCTTTCGCCCTCTACTCTCACCTTTCTAAGCAGGAAGGTGGTATCAATGgtttcctctcttctttaAAGGATAAAGATTTGAAGGAGGTCCTTGAGGAATTAAAGAAGGCCGGCGGTGACGACGTCAAGCGCATTGTCGAGAAGGTGCAGAAGAAGGTCGATGAGGCGAAGGGTAACGTTGAAAAGGTTGACTGGAAGGGTCTCGCTCAAGACTTGAAGGGTGAGCTGCCAGAGGGCAGCCAAAGGGTTGTCGAT ATGTTGATCGGTCGAATACCCGACAAGGCCGACATTGAGAATTTGGTCAAGAAAGCGAAGTCTATTGGAGATGAACAGCTTAAACAGTTCGAGGAAGCAGCGAACAAGGTGTGGCAGAAGGTCGAGCAAGCCAAGAAGGATAAGAAGAGTCAAGCCGACGCTTTGCTCAGCGGTCTCAAAGAAG CTGCTCCTGCTGACGTCGACTCTCTTATAAAGCAGCTTAAGGACGTTGCAAAGAAGGCGGGCTTGCCTGCCGACACTACTGAGGCTTGgttgaagagcaaggtTGAGGATGGCAAGTTGGATGCTGACGCATTC GCCAAGCAGGTTGAGGGCAAACTTAAGACCGCGGCCAAGTTCATTCCCGGTGAACCCAAGGACCTGGTCCAACAGGTTGAGCAAGTTAGCCCTTCCCTGGCTAAGCTCGTTTCCCAAGCCCTTCAACAAGCAGGCGTGTCTGATGAGAAGGGCAACAAGAAAGTGTAA
- a CDS encoding uncharacterized protein (Similar to TIGR gene model, INSD accession AAW42939.1), translated as MATYVPHHLVHAHLPAPPSIPASIPELHVPVNESIPIPAEAYEEPLHPDHAVSVVHDTANNILARNIFNGYVLELRPFGPTVAKLRQNVDTGSEVIRIFFPEPLRPLSPGFIQISNEEDRLFIIVISQANVIYRLNFPLGTFRRGTDDRFIFTTQGEEWLEDWEVPEHLIGACGGVGATTVFNRETVVLGGGDGGIVIVTRSGTYSPDSGHWEATHYRASSKFRLPSLFSRSANSAEQIVSFSEFVKEGQVRIIYTLSRDRKLRAWNAETGTCLRTVDIRSSSQAVILRGSDNSAFNSEDGSDSMIRVVHHPFASSRYSHLVVAFFSTRQSASSAGSFAVFRASTNSYGVSDLSFAGEKLCSSASAGSELRGLEILPPVKLHGVDSGWRLWTVWNRDGSSVCEVVTIDDVFQFTTYIETNDPPLLSDWQVVVAPSNVEQFDAAYFDNLLPPTPPNPAEPEDNGDIPATFIQHLFHPGRFSTLTLQTALEDYTYQLNRKNNRAQVSGPILSLSKRFGAIVGSQLEIEVNPDTGAPVVDVYRKQLKLEWLGIWAIVRDLDRQSRWPVSTSTIGQSLFVLTREGISVPVPEEAAGVVDRLGKSEIEANQFLNLAEGALRRVYPSLGGSEARLAVLSVTMSGEYIAGLLKSQEAQSDESDVPSMGSLLDVLIRNINDTLAAGLQGPPELVAGSLWDDFLDPVLTEDERMNIRRILSETSSVNRGLVQCVEILEDCSFAFNSSEPNSEPSSSFSGLGNALLSSTLSQIIESRYALARNVLFTSLFYLADSFDPLDDSEKSEELIEILTRVMVAYHRYRVLKWVAGQTGEEAGERKQATKTQKAGKSKRKLGDDGQTDTLGGLKVKEMEDNERDTDEFTTAYSLLHCLVARLLAPEVPGLDMTLSVLLQAAMNVLDQVHLLLSNQIDIAAQSPDIVLGNTIFIDGHPLLAGAYSDLYPLSSGIAYLKGRAYLEAGVLDGAVQYLEKAAVGCKDGSLASILPFTSGPNGLSSYYSEVCDIFKSQGISKAAANFGQLAIDTASGDAPPSRDLWTKVFMANLELSLYEEAYAVLTSLPFVDMKRDFLGHLISEMCEKNEVGRLNSLGFIGFQKDVEELLRFKARNSDPLRKPNYYKVLYSWHVTRGDYRSAGEVMYLQGRRFAEGSSSKYPIFELSAMQARSYLAAINALSLIEKRNAWISVPGAPSKSLKGVKRRKMSSYIPEEEFTKGKSPVDIITLEDIEMEYTVVLSQLRISSHIPEMYDHSVAISPQEIVGLFVQRGMYDIAQSAASSLKVDMTDLFQSLASRCVELSRLQEHAGDISAAAFLQISPVTSRLQGPPATLALHYLRVALQRHDSSHTNWRYREAVADTLFQLNKDKRQGWNMPSWLVQWEMERNAEGWIGRALRWGWVSEALDWSIENLRQVTPPELLPKGKSNAVCLPYNLFDRVLAAARQGDEIEEALVQQKAKILRKEVSRRLEALESLDMK; from the exons AATATCTTCAATGGGTATGTTCTCGAACTTCGGCCATTCGGACCTACGGTCGCCAAACTGCGTCAAAATGTCGACACCGGGTCAGAGGTTATTAGAATATTCTTTCCAGAGCCTTTGAGACCTCTTTCACCTGGATTCATACAAATTTCCAACGAAGAGGACCGCCTTTTCATCATAGTCATATCTCAGGCAAATGTCATTTATCGATTGAACTTCCCGTTGGGAACTTTCAGAAGAGGGACGGACGACAGATTCATATTTACCACCCAGGGCGAAGAGTGGCTGGAGGATTGGGAAGTACCAGAACATCTGATTGGTGCATGTGGAGGTGTCGGCGCAACAACAGTCTTCAACAGAGAGACCGTTGTTTTAGGAGGGGGCGATGGTGGGATCGTCATAGTGACAAGGTCAGGGACCTACTCTCCAG ACTCTGGGCACTGGGAAGCCACGCATTATAGAGCATCTTCAAAATTTCGACTCCCATCATTATTTTCTCGCTCGGCCAACTCTGCTGAACAGATTGTCTCCTTCTCGGAATTTGTAAAGGAAGGTCAGGTCAGGATCATTTACACCCTTTCTCGAGATCGGAAGTTAAGGGCATGGAACGCGGAGACAGGGACATGTCTAAGGACCGTTGACATTCGGTCTTCGTCTCAAGCGGTCATTCTGCGAGGATCGGACAATTCAGCCTTTAACAGCGAAGATGGTTCAGACAGCATGATCAGAGTTGTCCACCACCCATTTGCTTCCTCGCGCTACTCGCATCTCGTTgttgccttcttctctaCTCGGCAAAGCGCGTCCTCCGCTGGTTCATTTGCAGTGTTCCGGGCTTCGACAAATAGCTACGGAGTGAGCGATCTATCCTTTGCCGGGGAAAAACTTTGTTCTTCAGCATCTGCCGGCTCAGAATTACGAGGATTGGAGATTCTACCCCCTGTTAAGCTTCACGGTGTAGACAGCGGATGGAGATTATGGACAGTATGGAATAGAGATGGCTCTTCCGTTTGTGAGGTTGTCACGATAGACGATGTTTTCCAGTTCACTACTTATATTGAGACGAACGACCCACCCCTTCTCAGCGACTGGCAGGTCGTTGTAGCTCCTTCTAATGTTGAGCAATTCGATGCGGCCTATTTTGACAACCTTCTTCCACCCACCCCCCCCAATCCCGCCGAACCCGAAGACAATGGTGATATCCCTGCGACGTTTATCCAACATCTTTTCCACCCTGGCCGATTCTCGACATTGACCCTCCAAACTGCGTTGGAAGACTACACTTATCAACTTAATCGAAAGAACAACCGAGCTCAAGTTTCGGGTCCCATATTATCTCTCTCGAAGCGCTTTGGCGCCATTGTCGGCAGCCAACTTGAGATTGAAGTGAACCCTGATACAGGTGCTCCCGTCGTTGATGTCTATCGCAAACAGCTCAAGCTTGAATGGCTCGGTATATGGGCCATTGTTCGAGACCTTGACAGGCAATCACGATGGCCAGTTTCCACTTCTACAATCGGCCAAAGTCTCTTTGTGTTGACCCGCGAAGGTATTTCGGTTCCCGTCCCTGAAGAGGCTGCTGGTGTCGTTGATCGCCTTGGCAAATCTGAGATTGAGGCGAACCAGTTTCTCAATTTGGCGGAAGGTGCCTTGCGCCGTGTTTACCCTTCATTGGGAGGGTCTGAGGCTCGGCTTGCGGTGTTGAGCGTCACTATGTCGGGTGAGTATATCGCGGGCTTGTTGAAGTCCCAAGAAGCTCAAAGCGACGAGAGCGATGTGCCTTCAATGGGATCATTATTGGATGTCCTAATTCGTAACATCAATGACACGCTTGCCGCCGGTCTGCAAGGCCCGCCCGAGTTGGTCGCCGGTTCACTCTGGGATGATTTCCTGGATCCTGTTCTGACAGAAGACGAGAGAATGAACATTCGTCGTATCCTCTCTGAGACATCATCCGTCAATCGGGGTCTTGTCCAATGTGTTGAAATATTGGAAGACTGTTCATTCGCCTTCAACAGTTCAGAACCAAACAGCGAGCCATCCTCGAGCTTTTCCGGTCTTGGCAATGCTCTTCTCTCATCTACCCTATCCCAGATTATCGAATCTCGTTACGCCCTTGCTCGAAATGTGCTTTTCACATCTCTTTTCTATCTTGCCGATAGTTTTGACCCATTAGATGACAGCGAAAAATCTGAAGAGCTCATTGAAATTTTGACCCGTGTAATGGTGGCATATCACCGTTACAGGGTCCTGAAATGGGTTGCTGGGCAAACTGGGGAAGAAGCTGGAGAGAGGAAACAGGCCACCAAGACCCAGAAGGCAGGCAAATCAAAGAGAAAGCTGGGTGATGATGGTCAAACAGACACATTAGGAGGTTTGAAGGTTaaggaaatggaagatAATGAGCGCGACACTGATGAGTTCACGACTGCGTACTCCCTTCTTCATTGTCTTGTTGCGCGATTACTTGCGCCAGAAGTTCCTGGCCTAGATATGACGCTCAGTGTTTTGCTTCAAGCGGCTATGAACGTTTTGGACCAGGTCCATCTTTTATTAAGTAATCAAATTGATATTGCGGCCCAGTCCCCGGACATTGTACTTGGTAACACGATTTTCATCGACGGTCACCCTCTTCTGGCAGGCGCATATTCTGACTTGTACCCTCTATCTTCCGGTATCGCTTACCTCAAGGGAAGAGCGTATCTCGAGGCTGGCGTACTGGACGGTGCCGTGCAATACTTAGAGAAGGCTGCTGTTGGGTGTAAAGATGGGTCTCTGGCCTCAATCTTACCATTTACATCCGGACCCAACGGTCTCAGTTCGTACTATAGCGAAGTTTGCGACATCTTCAAATCCCAGGGCATATCCAAAGCTGCTGCGAACTTTGGTCAGCTGGCGATCGATACCGCCTCCGGAGATGCTCCGCCAAGCAGGGATCTGTGGACTAAGGTCTTCATGGCAAACTTGGAATTGAGTTTGTACGAGGAAGCATATGCTGTACTTACGAGTTTGCCCTTTGTGGACAT GAAACGCGACTTCCTTGGTCATCTCATTTCTGAAATGTGCGAAAAGAACGAAGTCGGTCGGCTGAACTCTTTGGGTTTCATTGGTTTCCAAAAAGATGTTGAAGAACTTCTACGTTTCAAGGCAAGAAATTCAGATCCTCTTCGAAAGCCCAACTATTACAAGGTGTTGTACTCATGGCATGTCACGAGAGGAGATTACAGAAGCG CTGGCGAAGTTATGTATCTCCAGGGACGCCGTTTTGCAGAAGGGAGCAGTTCGAAGTATCCAATCTTTGAGCTTTCTGCCATGCAAGCGCGGAGCTATCTTGCCGCCATCAATGCTTTATCGTTAATCGAAAAGCGTAATGCCTGGATTTCTGTTCCTGGAGCCCCCTCTAAGTCTCTCAAA GGTGTAAAGAGACGGAAAATGTCATCCTATATACCTGAAGAAGAGTTTACAAAGGGCAAATCCCCCGTCGACATCATAACATTAGAGGACATCGAAATGGAATACACTGTTGTTTTGTCACAACTGAGAATATCAAGTCACATTCCAGAAATGTATGACCACA GTGTCGCGATATCTCCACAGGAGATTGTTGGCCTTTTCGTTCAGCGAGGGATGTACGATATCGCTCAGTCTGCAGCGTCTTCACTGAAGGTGGACATGACCGATCTCTTCCAGAGTCTCGCCTCCCGATGTGTAGAGCTTTCCAGATTACAAGAACATGCTGG TGACATCTCCGCCGCTGCTTTCCTCCAGATCTCCCCCGTAACTTCCCGTCTACAGGGCCCTCCTGCAACTTTAGCTTTGCATTATCTTCGAGTTGCGCTTCAGCGACACGACTCCTCTCATACTAACTGGAGGTACAGAGAAGCTGTGGCCGATACCCTTTTCCAGCTAAACAAGGACAAGAGACAAGGATGGAACATGCCTTCTTGGCTGGTGCAGTGGGAAATGGAAAGAAACGCTGAAGGATGGATAGGAAGAGCACTCAGATGGGGATGGGTGTCTGAAGCTTTGGATTGGTCGATAGAGAACCTACGACAG GTCACACCTCCCGAGCTTCTACCCAAAGGAAAATCTAACGCTGTTTGTCTTCCGTATAACCTTTTCGACAGAGTGCTCGCGGCAGCCAGACAAGGCGATGAAATTGAGGAGGCATTAGTACAGCAAAAGGCCAAGATTCTCAGGAAGGAAGTGTCGAGAAGGCTGGAAGCATTGGAGTCCTTGGACATGAAATAG